The nucleotide window GGGGCTTGAGGATATTTGCAGGAATCAGTTGGCTGGGTTCGCCCCTCTGGCTGACAACCCTTGCGCTTCTGGTGGCGCTGGCGCTTGCGGTACGACGACAGTGGCTTCTTCTGGCAGGCTGGACGGCAGCCATGGCTGGGACCGGCGTTCTCGACGCGGTCCTGAAGCACATCATTCAGCGTCCACGGCCTCCGCAGGCCGCTACGTTCCTGCACAGCGACAGCTTCAGTTTTCCCAGCGGCCATGCCATGGTTTCGCTGGTCGCCTATGGGATGCTTGCCTACTTGCTCGTGGTCTTCTGGGGAAGGCGACGGCTGTGGCGCGTAGCCATCATAGCGGTTGCGGCCGCGCTTGCCCTCGCCATTGGATTCAGCCGTCTCTACCTCGGCGTGCACTATTTCAGCGACGTGATTGGCGGCTATGCCGGCGGCCTGCTGTGGCTGTCAGCGTGCGTAACCGCCTTGGAGATTGCCCGCCGTCAACCCGAAAGCAGGCTATCGGGGGATCCACCCGCGAGGTGAGCGCTGGAAGTCTCGAGTCTCGGAGACGGCGAAGTTTCCGCATTCTGGCTGCCACGTGAGAATCTCAAGGGTGATGCTGGAAGGAGTGGCGCGGAGCACGTTAAACGAATTCAATTCTCCTCTTCCTCGGCTGGAAATCGCCGTACCAGCCTGAATCACGAGCGCCGAATAGCCGTCGATCTCATAACGAGCGGTGTCGCCCGCATGGCTTAAGTGCAGGTGTCCGGCGAGAAAAACGTCAACCCCGCAGCTCGCGAAGTGTTTCATCGCCATACGCGCCCGCCCCACCAAGTCACCCTCGGTAAACCCTCTCGGCAGATCGAAAGGGTGGTGGGTCACCACAATCTTGATTTTCTTGTCGCCAAATTCGCAGAAGCGTT belongs to Terriglobales bacterium and includes:
- a CDS encoding metallophosphoesterase family protein — translated: MRTIVHLSDLHFGRIHPPTVEPLIRAVRQIKPHLVAISGDLTQRAKVEQFKEARAFLDALPTPQIVVPGNHDVSLYNPVIRLTRPLDRFQRYITRELAPVHIDEEMAVLGVNTTRRLVKKGGRVNREQIAGMYERFCEFGDKKIKIVVTHHPFDLPRGFTEGDLVGRARMAMKHFASCGVDVFLAGHLHLSHAGDTARYEIDGYSALVIQAGTAISSRGRGELNSFNVLRATPSSITLEILTWQPECGNFAVSETRDFQRSPRGWIPR
- a CDS encoding phosphatase PAP2 family protein — protein: MGRFQTFAWIANTRWFQGFRKRHPRASDFLARRFAPGGYLGLHLTVGLVVSIAALWLFGGVTEDVIHHDPLTQFDRTLLEWLHQHVSPWGLRIFAGISWLGSPLWLTTLALLVALALAVRRQWLLLAGWTAAMAGTGVLDAVLKHIIQRPRPPQAATFLHSDSFSFPSGHAMVSLVAYGMLAYLLVVFWGRRRLWRVAIIAVAAALALAIGFSRLYLGVHYFSDVIGGYAGGLLWLSACVTALEIARRQPESRLSGDPPAR